Proteins co-encoded in one Garra rufa chromosome 21, GarRuf1.0, whole genome shotgun sequence genomic window:
- the fam98a gene encoding protein FAM98A — protein MEFTDILDSLEDLGYQGPLLEDGALETAVTGGAASPEFTKLCAWLVSELKLYCKLEENVQATNCPSEAEGFQLEMSGLLAELYCPYPALTTGEVTKRLLNANNCLLMLSFLISELESSRMILVNQPQKKVQETGGSKVFMELKGICMALGMSKPPANITMFQFFSGIEKKLKEALSKVPPSHIGEPLLKKPLGPVHWEKVEAINQALVNEYEVRRKMLLKRLDVTVQSFGWSERAKTRSDKLSKVYQPLRVVLAAKTKVSVAHLFAARDDLSKILRTSSGHIRDKTACAINKVLMGRVPDRGGRPNEIEAPPPEMPTWQKRQDGPQGGGGGQHYSGGGGRGGGRGGYDQQQGGRGGHDRGGGGGRGGRGDHRGGKPQGNWQDGSGGGGYQGHYQDGGYRGGGGYQGGQQGSGYQGGGYQGGQQGQGYPGGGGGGGGGYQGGGGGYQHEGYYQDGGRHQDRGGRGGRGGRGRGRGSGQGGGWSGRGGQNFNQGGQFEQFFQQGGHQYNQAGFSQGRQFTS, from the exons ATGGAGTTTACGGATATTCTTGATTCTTTGGAGGACCTGGG ATACCAGGGTCCACTTCTGGAGGATGGCGCTCTTGAGACGGCTGTGACTGGTGGTGCTGCATCTCCAGAGTTCACTAAACTGTGTGCCTGGCTTGTGTCTGAGCTGAAGCTCTACTGCAAACTAGAGGAGAATGTGCAGGCGACCAACT GTCCGAGCGAGGCTGAGGGGTTTCAGCTGGAGATGAGTGGTCTTTTAGCTGAGCTGTACTGTCCATATCCTGCTCTCACCACTGGAGAGGTTACCAAACGTCTGCTGAACGCAAACAACTGCCTGTTAATGCTAA GCTTCTTAATCTCCGAGCTTGAGTCATCTAGGATGATCCTGGTGAACCAGCCCCAGAAGAAGGTGCAGGAGACGGGCGGCAGTAAAGTCTTCATGGAGCTGAAGGGCATCTGTATGGCCCTGGGCATGTCCAAACCTCCTGCCAACATCACCATGTTCCAGTTTTTCAGTGGGATTGAGAAAAAG CTGAAGGAAGCTTTGTCTAAGGTCCCTCCATCTCATATAGGAGAACCTCTACTGAAGAAACCACTGGGCCCTGTACATTGG GAAAAAGTTGAAGCAATAAACCAAGCACTTGTGAATGAGTATGAAGTGAGAAGGAAGATGTTGCTGAAACGACTGGATGTGACGGTGCAGTCTTTTGGCTGGTCAGAAAGAGCAAAG ACACGTTCTGATAAACTTTCGAAAGTGTACCAGCCTCTTCGAGTGGTGCTGGCTGCTAAAACCAAAGTGTCTGTGGCTCACCTGTTTGCTGCTAGAGATGATTTATCAAAGATCTTGAGAACCAGCAGTGGTCACATCAGAGACAAAACAGCCTGCGCCATTAACAAG GTCCTGATGGGTCGTGTTCCTGATCGAGGAGGGAGACCCAATGAGATCGAAGCTCCACCTCCAGAGATGCCCACATGGCAGAAACGACAAGATGGTCCACAAGGGGGTGGTGGAGGACAGCACTACTCCGGTGGAGGAGGACGAGGTGGTGGACGAGGCGGATACGATCAGCAGCAGGGCGGCCGTGGAGGTCATGATAGAGGAGGAGGTGGCGGCAGAGGAGGGAGAGGAGACCACCGTGGAGGTAAACCACAGGGGAACTGGCAGGATGGCTCTGGCGGAGGTGGATACCAGGGTCACTACCAGGACGGTGGATATCGAGGAGGAGGAGGCTATCAAGGAGGCCAACAGGGATCTGGATACCAAGGAGGAGGCTACCAAGGAGGCCAGCAAGGACAGGGGTAcccaggaggaggaggaggaggaggaggaggatatCAGGGCGGAGGTGGGGGTTACCAGCACGAGGGCTACTATCAAGATGGAGGACGACACCAGGATAGAGGAGGACGGGGTGGACGTGGGGgtagaggaagaggaagaggaagtgGACAGGGAGGAGGATGGAGTGGAAGAGGAGGGCAGAATTTTAACCAAGGTGGGCAATTCGAGCAGTTCTTTCAGCAAGGTGGGCACCAGTACAACCAGGCCGGCTTTAGCCAGGGAAGACAGTTTACTAGCTGA
- the LOC141295791 gene encoding uncharacterized protein: MYRGTSNPDYHRPPVPQSGFGLPAASFGPPPFCPPFGVPPGPRYCAPPPGPPPGRPYVFESRPFSSHTADQSGSTLISSLLTPSNQNQLGNSSQNWSTQSLDEQNQEVRKKAEEFLRILEASDRIELPVDKSDNVIADKHPSRTRSRSRGRSRPRSRSRSRGRSRGRSRAQSRGKSRARSRTRSRSRGKSRTRAKSRARSRSRSRSHGKSGTHSKSQSRLSPSQTKQPSRGTAEGNHSSSSTSSGISLGGSSMPDLFHGLRQILQNKDLDKHLPLVKNALLRSQSTDDTRGMYLPNQSVRGFPNPELRLEPETSAELCYGSLLPHERAGGDASSYSNILSWNTSNQQPETKPAFQSVEDEEKFLYGEEEERSKPQAVTVPLAQTRSVRSPVHHLSKEHQTHSLQEPKTHAVSASVQPAASGTTKVTPEECEKVRNLLRTIGLNPGMADICKMAARLKEKNEGQGTSASLPMLKPALEALQALSRASKTDDSRSNRSGSSHSNQESKRDEKKTDEKEKDRREKQIQKKRKEYLVKELEGLLKEEGRGDLIPVIGFFCQRCEEFFGDLNSAERHVESHGRKDRNKEQNRDAKRHEDQHHTSSHRRESPHSRSERSTSSRAYQDHKERSPDRKRTRDERSPHSTDTKLKHEPEGKDSKDESKDKYKEKKGKKDDVSDDDAESTKSEKKKKKKEKKMKKKEKKKKKDKKKAEAKDSP, translated from the exons ATGTACCGAGGTACGTCAAACCCGGATTATCACCGGCCACCGGTGCCCCAGTCAGGGTTTGGACTCCCCGCAGCATCTTTTGGACCTCCGCCGTTCTGCCCTCCTTTTGGGGTTCCACCGGGGCCTCGATACTGCGCTCCACCACCGGGTCCTCCTCCGGGACGCCCGTACGTTTTCGAG AGCCGACCCTTCAGTAGTCACACTGCTGACCAAAGTGGGTCCACACTGATCAGCTCTCTGCTCACGCCTTCAAATCAGAATCAGCTTGGAAACTCCTCACAAAATTGGTCAACCCAAAGTCTAGATGAGCAAAACCAGGAAGTCAg AAAAAAGGCAGAGGAGTTTCTCCGAATCCTGGAGGCAAGTGACCGGATTGAGCTGCCAGTAGATAAAAGTGACAATGTCATAGCAGACAAGCATCCAAGCCGAACGCGGAGTCGGAGCAGAGGTAGAAGCCGCCCACGCAGTCGCAGCAGGAGCCGTGGAAGGAGCCGTGGCCGCAGTCGAGCTCAGAGTCGTGGAAAGAGTCGGGCTCGCAGCAGAACACGTAGTCGCAGTCGAGGTAAAAGCCGCACAAGGGCTAAAAGTCGTGCGAGAAGTCGGAGCCGCAGTCGCAGTCACGGGAAGAGTGGAACACACAGTAAGAGTCAATCACGCCTGAGCCCCAGCCAGACAAAACAGCCTTCCAGAGGGACCGCTGAAGGCAATCACAGCTCAAGCAGCACCAGCAGTGGAATAAGCCTTGGTGGTAGCTCCATGCCTGATCTATTTCATGGACTAAGACAGATCCTACAGAACAAAGATCTAGACAAACACCTGCCTTTGGTCAAGAATGCCCTCCTTAGAAGCCAG AGCACTGATGACACAAGGGGAATGTATCTGCCGAATCAGTCTGTTAGAGGCTTCCCGAACCCAGAACTGAGGTTAGAACCTGAAACCTCCGCTGAACTTTGTTATGGTTCCTTGCTTCCTCACGAGAGGGCTGGCGGAGACGCCAGCAGCTATTCCAATATCTTATCCTGGAACACCTCCAACCAGCAGCCTGAAACCAAGCCTGCGTTCCAGAGTGTTGAAGATGAAGAGAAATTCCTTTATGGAGAGGAAGAGGAGCGATCCAAACCTCAGGCTGTGACGGTTCCGCTGGCCCAGACAAGATCTGTGAGGTCTCCAGTTCATCATCTTAGTAAAGAACACCAGACTCACAGTCTCCAGGAACCCAAAACACATGCAGTGTCTGCTAGCGTGCAGCCTGCTGCTTCTGGCACGACCAAAGTCACTCCAGAAGAATGCGAGAAGGTGAGAAACCTCCTGAGGACCATCGGCCTGAATCCAGGCATGGCTGACATTTGTAAAATGGCTGCCAGACTAAAGGAAAAAAATGAGGGACAAGGAACGTCTGCCTCGCTCCCGATGCTCAAACCAGCTCTGGAGGCGCTCCAAGCACTTTCCAGAG CATCCAAAACGGATGACAGTAGGAGTAATCGCTCTGGAAGCAGCCATTCTAATCAAGAGTCCAAGCGTGATGAGAAG AAGACTGATGAGAAGGAGAAAGACAGACGAGAGAAACAGATtcaaaagaaaaggaaagagTACCTGGTGAAGGAACTGGAGGGTCTGCTGAAAGAAGAAg GTAGGGGTGATTTGATCCCAGTGATAGGTTTTTTCTGCCAGCGCTGTGAGGAGTTCTTCGGCGATCTGAACAGCGCAGAGAGACATGTAGAAAGCCACGGCCGCAAGGACAGGAACAAG GAGCAGAACCGGGATGCTAAGAGACACGAAGACCAGCATCACACATCATCTCACAGACGAGAGAGCCCACACAGTAGGTCTGAGAGGTCGACATCCTCAAGGGCCTACCAGGACCACAAGGAACGCAGTCCCGACAGGAAGCGAACCAGAGACGAAAGAAGCCCTCATTCTACGGATACCAAACTCAAACACGAGCCGGAGGGCAAAGACAGTAAGGATGAGAGTAAAGacaaatacaaagagaaaaagggaaaaaaagatgACGTTTCAGACGACGACGCAGAATCAACAAAGAgcgagaaaaagaaaaagaagaaagagaagaaaatgaagaaaaaagaaaagaagaagaaaaaggacAAGAAAAAAGCAGAGGCTAAGGATTCCCCCTAG